Proteins from a genomic interval of Fundulus heteroclitus isolate FHET01 chromosome 21, MU-UCD_Fhet_4.1, whole genome shotgun sequence:
- the prdm14 gene encoding PR domain zinc finger protein 14, with product HPPKEPIPARTSTLSAFASVSFSCAPDMLKEKSYQAEMLKSSPLRGFFPSPYPYMDVFPRTHSLLHPLESLGRLVSDARASLPLGAHGGAAPFLGHGASGLPFASPMFPGHAFCSRPEELAAVVTEHAAGPLSSDFSSPHSVRSPSASSSGNTPPKESLCRPNAVDLPPEKRAASFNFSEEDLSMVLYGYSGGQESSGGHAMSGLTLQENSASHSLLDRETHELPEGLVVLQAAWGSIYHCGVFTDKVSIPKGTRFGPFQGKLVNTSEIKTYDDNTLMWEVFENGRLSHFVDGRGASGNWMSLVKCARFPEEQNLITVQVQGRIFYEACKEITPGQELLVWYGDCYTQFLGIPLTLRDPREDNNSVSPSEDSGEGFKCDRCGKVFAYKYYRDKHLKYTRCVDQGDRKFPCHLCNRSFEKRDRLRIHILHVHEKHRPHKCSVCGKSFSQSSSLNKHMRVHSGERPYKCVYCNKAFTASSILRTHIRQHSGERPFKCKHCGKAFASHAAHDSHVRRTHARDKPFPCELCGAAFQEEKELKYHETIHKRRQMDPLTVPSSSGIGREDDSGLPLKEKEKAQKNPEQRFPNYPGLKVLNSDYRPWN from the exons CATCCCCCTAAAGAACCCATCCCTGCTCGGACCTCCACGCTCAGTGCGTTCGCGTCGGTGTCCTTCTCCTGCGCCCCCGACATGCTGAAGGAGAAGAGTTACCAAGCCGAGATGCTGAAGAGCAGCCCCCTCCGGGGATTCTTCCCCAGCCCCTATCCCTACATGGACGTCTTCCCTCGGACGCACAGCCTCCTCCACCCGCTCGAGTCGCTCGGTCGACTTGTGTCGGACGCCCGGGCTTCCCTGCCCCTCGGGGCCCACGGAGGCGCGGCTCCGTTCCTCGGCCACGGCGCGTCGGGCTTGCCCTTCGCGAGTCCGATGTTTCCCGGGCACGCTTTTTGCTCCAGGCCGGAGGAGCTGGCGGCGGTGGTGACGGAGCACGCCGCCGGTCCGCTGTCCTCGGACTTCAGCAGCCCGCACAGCGTCAGGTCTCCGTCCGCCTCCTCCTCCGGCAACACGCCGCCAAAGGAGAGCTTGTGTCGGCCGAACGCGGTGGATCTGCCTCCGGAGAAAAGGGCGGCATCCTTTAACTTCAGCGAGGAGGACTTGTCCATGGTGCTCTACGGTTACTCTGGGGGCCAGGAGAGCAGCGGGGGCCACGCTATGTCAGGACTGACCCTGCAGGAAAACTCAG ctTCTCATTCCCTTCTGGACAGAGAAACCCACGAGCTTCCAGAGG GTCTAGTCGTCCTCCAGGCTGCGTGGGGGAGCATTTACCACTGTGGGGTCTTCACAGATAAGGTCAGCATACCTAAAGGCACGCGCTTCGGACCTTTCCAAGGAAAACTTGTGAACACCAGCGAGATAAAAACATACGATGACAACACCCTGATGTGGGAG GTGTTTGAGAATGGGCGACTGAGTCATTTTGTGGACGGCAGGGGCGCTTCTGGAAACTGGATGTCTCTGGTGAAGTGCGCTCGGTTTCCGGAGGAGCAGAACCTGATCACGGTGCAGGTCCAGGGTCGGATCTTCTACGAGGCCTGCAAGGAGATCACACCGGGCCAGGAGCTACTGGTGTGGTACGGAGACTGCTACACGCAGTTTCTTGGGATCCCACTCACACTGAGGGACCCCAGAGAGGACAACAACAGCGTTTCCCCATCCGAAG ATTCAGGGGAAGGCTTCAAGTGCGACAGATGCGGGAAGGTGTTTGCATACAAATACTACAGGGACAAACATCTGAAGTACACGCGCTGTGTTGACCAGGGGGACAGGAAGTTTCCCTGTCACCTATGCAACAGATCCTTCGAGAAGAGGGACAGGCTGAGGATCCACATACTGCATGTGCATGAAAAACACAGACCTCACAAG TGCTCCGTGTGTGGGAAGAGTttctcccagtcctccagtcttaACAAACACATGCGGGTCCACTCTGGAGAGCGACCGTACAAGTGCGTCTACTGCAACAAG GCCTTCACTGCCTCCAGCATCCTGCGCACGCACATCCGCCAGCACTCCGGAGAGAGGCCCTTCAAGTGCAAGCACTGCGGGAAGGCCTTCGCCTCGCACGCCGCTCACGACAGCCACGTCCGCCGGACTCATGCCAGAGACAAGCCGTTCCCGTGCGAGCTGTGCGGGGCCGCTTTTCAGGAGGAGAAGGAGCTGAAATATCACGAGACAATCCACAAAC GGAGACAAATGGACCCGCTCACTGTTCCGTCCTCTTCAGGAATTGGACGGGAGGATGACTCTGGGCTCCCAttgaaggaaaaagaaaaagcacagaagaacCCAGAGCAAAGGTTTCCAAATTACCCCGggttaaaggttttaaattctGATTATCGGCCCTGGAACTAG